The following coding sequences are from one Sander lucioperca isolate FBNREF2018 chromosome 2, SLUC_FBN_1.2, whole genome shotgun sequence window:
- the dab2ipa gene encoding disabled homolog 2-interacting protein isoform X2 has translation MRRLRCGSQESLLSAGCVSSLELRMDQSVVIKPVHSSLLGQDYCFEVTTSTGTKCFSCRSAAERDKWMENLRRAVHPNKDNSRRLENVLTLWVVEAKDLPAKKRYFCELCLDDSLYARTSCKLKTDNIFWGERFDFSSLPSVSAITLHLYKDTDRKRKKDKSSYVGLVNIPVAMVTGRQLVEKWYSVSTPSTLRGKSSVPTVRIKARYQSITILPMEQYKEFAEYISSNYLLLCSTLEASISLRAKEELAAALVHILHSTGKAKDFLTDLMMSEVDRCRDNDQLIFRENTLATKSIEEYLKLIGQKYLQDALGEFIKALYESDENCEVDPSRCATSNLSEHQANLRMCCELAFCKILDSYRVFPRELKEVFASWRQECCNRGRPDISERLISASLFLRFLCPAVMSPSLFDLMQEYPDERSARTLTLIAKVIQNLANFSKFGTKEEYMLFMNDFVERQWSSMQRFLQEISNPDGLNHTAGFDGYIDLGRELSSLHTLLSEIDQSCLSKLGPLPRILREVSTALANPGGVAYPGGVVYPGGVAYPEGVSVSSPEPQRMVSPPPLSPPPLSPPLSPPLAACNPSLGLQGSVGLDGGLVDFTRLPSPTPENKDLFFVTKGSSLQPASGLQGSPAASSSYSEPTEMEAGPDLTAESRSLSLVDLQDSSPSDGLDDGQWQRRTGLLPLSFQNPVYHMTTTSPRQPPTDATPSDGSAGSQGNADDRGAMATKPAFLTQMSVGLGGAERGERMSAMSSSSSGEEYSRRALSDTLTGGPPPPRQSSTGPQRRIDQPPPCSAPPGPPRGRTPPSMLSGGGSAYPPRPASGSMMSSSPDWPSSGQSRLRQTSSSSKGDSPEKQRLAAKAPSPCALDRTAAWLLNMNSASSYGETEDDRHDDALVEKYQQEIALLQEKLRVAAMRQDECEARLLVQDQQNQRMLQEYQVRLEDTESRLRRLQDDKDLQMNSIISRLMAVEEELKKDHSDMQAVVDSKQKIIETQEKRIASLDAANSRLMAALSQLKERYAVTSQRNGLSPSNSSSLQITENGEFRNSGNNC, from the exons ATGCGGCGGCTGCGTTGTGGTAGCCAGGAGTCGTTGCTGAGCGCCGGCTGCGTGTCGTCTCTGGAGCTCAGGATGGACCAATCGGTGGTCATCAAACCCGTTCACTCCTCCCTGCTGGGGCAGGACTACTGCTTCGAg GTAACGACCTCGACAGGAACAAAGTGTTTCTCGTGTCGTTCGGCGGCAGAAAGAGATAAATGGATGGAGAACCTGAGGAGAGCCGTTCACCCCAACAAAGACAACAGCCGCAGGCTGGAGAACGTCCTGACACTGTGGGTGGTGGAGGCCAAGGACCTGCCCGCCAAGAAAAG GTACTTCTGCGAGCTGTGTCTGGACGACAGCCTTTACGCTCGGACGTCGTGTAAACTGAAGACTGACAACATATTCTGGGGAGAACGTTTCGACTTCAGCAGCCTGCCGTCCGTCAGCGCCATCACCCTGCATCTCTACAAAGACACCGACAGGAAGCGGAAGAAGGACAAGAGCAGCTACGTCGGCCTGGTCAACATCCCCGTCGCCATGGTGACCGGCAGACAGCTGGTGGAGAAGTGGTACTCAGTGAGCACGCCCAGCACCCTCCGag GTAAGTCGTCAGTGCCGACAGTGCGTATCAAAGCTCGGTACCAGAGCATTACCATCCTGCCCATGGAGCAGTACAAGGAGTTTGCGGAGTACATCAGCTCCAACTACCTGCTGCTCTGCAGCACGCTGGAGGCCTCCATCAGTCTGAGAGCTAAAGAGGAGCTCGCTGCTGCACTGGTCCACATCCTGCACAGCACCGGCAAGGCCAAG GACTTCCTGACGGACCTGATGATGTCGGAGGTGGACCGTTGCCGTGACAACGACCAGCTGATCTTCAGAGAGAACACGCTGGCGACAAAAAGCATTGAAGAATACCTGAAGCTGATTGGACAGAAGTACCTGCAGGACGCCCTTg gtgAGTTCATTAAAGCTCTGTATGAGTCCGATGAGAACTGTGAGGTGGACCCGTCTCGCTGTGCGACCTCTAACCTCTCAGAGCATCAGGCCAACCTGAGGATGTGCTGCGAGCTCGCCTTCTGCAAGATCCTCGACTCCTACAG GGTCTTCCCCCGGGAGCTGAAGGAGGTGTTTGCGTCATGGCGACAGGAGTGCTGTAACCGGGGGCGACCGGACATCAGCGAGCGTCTCATCAGCGCCTCGCTGTTCCTCCGCTTCCTGTGTCCGGCAGTGATGTCGCCGTCACTCTTCGACCTGATGCAGGAATACCCTGATGAACGCTCAGCCAGAACGCTGACGCTCATTGCCAAAGTTATCCAGAACCTCGCCAACTTCAGCAA GTTCGGGACTAAAGAGGAGTACATGTTGTTTATGAATGACTTTGTGGAGCGTCAGTGGAGCAGCATGCAGCGTTTCCTGCAGGAGATCTCCAACCCTGACGGGCTTAACCACACCGCTGGCTTCGACGGCTACATCGACCTCGGCCGTGAGCTGTCCAGCCTGCACACGCTACTCTCTGAGATAGACCAG tCCTGCCTGTCGAAGCTCGGTCCTCTTCCTCGGATCCTACGAGAAGTGTCGACGGCTCTGGCTAACCCAGGGGGCGTGGCCTACCCTGGGGGCGTGGTCTACCCGGGGGGCGTGGCTTACCCAGAGGGCGTCTCTGTTTCCTCTCCGGAGCCTCAGCGGATGGTGTCTCCGCCCCCCCTGTCCCCGCCCCCTCTGTCTCcgcccctctctcctcctctggcGGCGTGCAATCCTTCCCTCGGCCTGCAGGGCAGCGTTGGACTGGACGGCGG tttggTAGATTTCACCAGACTTCCGTCTCCGACTCCGGAGAACAAAGATTTGTTCTTCGTCACTAAAGGATCCAGTCTGCAGCCGGCCTCAG GCCTGCAGGGTTCTCCGGCGGCGAGCTCATCGTACTCGGAGCCCACGGAGATGGAGGCGGGGCCTGATCTGACCGCCGAGAGCCGCAGTCTGTCTCTGGTCGATCTGCAGGACTCCTCCCCTAGCGACGGCCTCGACGACGGCCAATGGCAGCGTAGGACGgggctcctccccctctccttccAGAATCCCGTGTACCACATGACCACCACATCGCCGCGGCAACCGCCGACGGACGCAACGCCCTCGGACGGCTCGGCGGGGTCCCAGGGGAACGCAGATGACAGGGGCGCCATGGCAACCAAGCCGGCGTTTCTCACCCAGATGTCTGTTGGGCTGGGGGGGgcggagaggggggagaggatgTCGGCCATGtcgagcagcagcagcggcgagGAATACTCAAGACGAGCGCTGTCCGACACGCTCACAG gtggcccccccccccctcgccAGTCCTCCACCGGTCCCCAGAGACGCATCGACCAGCCCCCCCCCTGCTCTGCTCCTCCGGGGCCTCCTCGGGGCCGCACGCCTCCCAGCATGCTCAGCGGCGGGGGCTCCGCCTACCCTCCCCGCCCCGCCTCCGGCAGCATGATGTCATCCAGCCCTGATTGGCCGAGCAGCGGCCAGTCACGGCTCAGACAGACGTCGTCCTCGTCTAAAGGAGACAGCCCCGAAAAACAGCGGCTCGCCGCTAAG gctccGTCTCCATGTGCGTTGGACCGGACCGCTGCCTGGCTGCTCAACATGAACTCTGCCTCCTCGTACGGTGAGACGGAGGACGATCGCCATGACGACGCCCTTGTAGAGAAG tATCAGCAGGAGATTGCCCTGCTGCAGGAGAAGCTGAGAGTGGCGGCGATGCGGCAGGACGAGTGTGAAGCCCGACTGCTGGTCCAAGATCAGCAGAACCAGCGCATGCTGCAGGAGtaccag gtgcgcCTGGAGGACACAGAGAGCAGACTGAGGAGGCTGCAGGATGATAAAGACCTCCAGATGAACAGCATCATCAGCAG gttgATGGCAGTAGAGGAAGAGCTGAAGAAAGATCACTCTGACATGCAGGCTGTGGTCGACTCCAAACAGAAGATCATTGAGACacag gagAAGAGGATAGCCAGTCTGGATGCAGCTAACAGCCGTCTGATGGCGGCTCTCTCTCAGCTGAAGGAGCGCTACGCTGTGACATCACAGAGGAACGGCCTGTCTCCTAGCAACTCGTCGTCTCTGCAGATCACCGAGAACGGAGAGTTCCGTAACTCCGGCAACAACTGCTGA